One Apodemus sylvaticus chromosome 23, mApoSyl1.1, whole genome shotgun sequence genomic window carries:
- the Cenpw gene encoding centromere protein W isoform X2 produces MVWGGRPCGRSRKPCLREVGLAAKMALSTTVSRRIKRKAPRAFLKRTFKQKKPRFRLEACCDLLKSPGQMLVKENLELSKRIMYRVQQR; encoded by the exons ATGGTGTGGGGAGGCAGGCCCTGCGGACGATCGCGGAAGCCGTGCCTGAGGGAAGTGGGGCTGGCCGCGAAGATGGCGCTCTCCACCACAGTCTCCAGGCGGATAAAGCGCAAGGCGCCCCGCGCCTTCCTCAAGCGCACCTTCAAACAGAAGAAGCCGCGCTTCCGTCTGGAGGCGTGCTGCGACCTCCTG AAGAGTCCAGGACAAATGCTTGTGAAGGAAAATCTGGAGTTATCAAAAAGGATCATGTACAGGGTGCAGCAAAGgtaa
- the Cenpw gene encoding centromere protein W isoform X1 encodes MVWGGRPCGRSRKPCLREVGLAAKMALSTTVSRRIKRKAPRAFLKRTFKQKKPRFRLEACCDLLIHLNCLLFVQRLAEESRTNACEGKSGVIKKDHVQGAAKVILKKSKG; translated from the exons ATGGTGTGGGGAGGCAGGCCCTGCGGACGATCGCGGAAGCCGTGCCTGAGGGAAGTGGGGCTGGCCGCGAAGATGGCGCTCTCCACCACAGTCTCCAGGCGGATAAAGCGCAAGGCGCCCCGCGCCTTCCTCAAGCGCACCTTCAAACAGAAGAAGCCGCGCTTCCGTCTGGAGGCGTGCTGCGACCTCCTG ATCCATTTGAATTGCCTACTCTTTGTTCAGCGATTGGCAGAAGAGTCCAGGACAAATGCTTGTGAAGGAAAATCTGGAGTTATCAAAAAGGATCATGTACAGGGTGCAGCAAAG GTAATTCTGAAGAAGAGCAAAGGTTAG